A DNA window from Rhodococcus sp. 4CII contains the following coding sequences:
- a CDS encoding copper resistance protein CopC, translating into MPTAARPLIRGLVLLLALVALAGAGAGVAGAHPTLLFTDPRADTAVSAPPQSITLMFNEPVTPGASAIVVSDSTGRAVPMGGAETARDGRVLTARPAATLAPGTYTVRWQVTGADGDLIEQDFRFAVGLALTGDGSAAGGQSTSWTDAALRWLLFLGLAGALGGLVAERVTATARRENPALPVVRSWIVAASLVGLGGVLGLGAALAVSAGTVSVLWQGRPGLVLLTEATGLMLAAVLASAGRRVWAAAPLVLVVAAEGLRSHANVASPGWGGALTAIHLAAAAIWVGALLHTVRAVLAWWGERAAVRWVLAGYTRLAVWTFLIVVATGTVSALLLIPLAALFSTTYGQVLVVKLVLVAAASGLALAARLALHAPERTAVVRPKIRAESIVLIAVLAVSATLVSTTPAGTSPQPGPPAPQGPVLPLGGLAGQVGISVAASDGQLVVRLSTPRRGDYYAPEPDQDFTLTGRIDTAAGDDSALALRGCGPGCFVAPATWQSGDNLLTLGAAAQGWQGGTVSLLVPWPTEPGGDDLARAVAATRAAGDLTVYETVTSDTTGPVPEPQRLDLPADFFLAQEPYADGTAPIAARLPHQGGVRLALGYPAAGMNVLLTLDDAGRISEETLTDTKHLVTRRFLYPEPGAR; encoded by the coding sequence ATGCCCACCGCCGCCCGCCCGCTGATCCGTGGCCTCGTCCTGCTGCTGGCCTTGGTCGCGCTCGCGGGCGCCGGGGCGGGGGTGGCCGGCGCCCATCCCACCCTGCTGTTCACCGATCCCAGAGCCGACACCGCGGTCTCCGCTCCCCCGCAGTCGATCACGTTGATGTTCAACGAACCGGTCACCCCCGGGGCGTCCGCGATCGTGGTGAGCGACAGCACCGGCCGCGCAGTGCCGATGGGTGGCGCCGAGACCGCCCGAGACGGGCGTGTGCTCACCGCCCGCCCGGCCGCGACCCTGGCGCCGGGCACCTACACCGTGCGCTGGCAGGTGACCGGCGCCGACGGGGACCTCATCGAGCAGGACTTCCGGTTCGCCGTCGGCCTCGCGTTGACCGGCGACGGCAGTGCGGCCGGCGGTCAGTCGACGTCCTGGACCGATGCCGCGCTGCGGTGGCTGCTGTTCCTCGGGCTCGCCGGCGCGCTCGGAGGCCTGGTCGCCGAGCGCGTCACCGCCACCGCCCGGCGAGAGAATCCGGCGCTTCCGGTGGTGCGGTCGTGGATAGTTGCAGCTTCCCTCGTGGGTTTGGGCGGTGTCCTCGGGCTCGGCGCGGCCCTGGCCGTATCCGCCGGCACGGTGAGTGTGCTGTGGCAGGGACGCCCGGGCCTGGTATTGCTCACCGAGGCCACAGGATTGATGCTGGCGGCCGTGTTGGCCTCGGCCGGTCGCCGGGTGTGGGCGGCGGCACCGTTGGTGCTGGTGGTCGCCGCGGAGGGGCTGCGCTCGCATGCCAATGTCGCGTCGCCCGGGTGGGGTGGAGCGCTGACCGCGATCCATCTGGCGGCCGCCGCGATCTGGGTGGGCGCACTGCTACACACGGTCCGAGCGGTGCTTGCCTGGTGGGGCGAGCGCGCCGCCGTGCGGTGGGTATTGGCGGGATACACCCGGCTGGCGGTGTGGACCTTCCTGATCGTGGTCGCCACCGGCACCGTCTCCGCCCTGCTGCTGATTCCGCTCGCCGCACTGTTTTCCACCACCTACGGCCAGGTGCTGGTGGTCAAGCTTGTGTTGGTCGCCGCCGCCTCCGGGTTGGCGCTCGCGGCGCGGCTGGCGCTGCACGCCCCGGAGCGAACAGCCGTGGTTCGGCCGAAGATTCGGGCCGAGAGCATCGTGTTGATCGCGGTGCTGGCGGTCAGCGCCACTCTGGTCTCCACCACCCCGGCCGGCACCTCTCCGCAACCGGGACCCCCGGCACCGCAGGGTCCGGTCCTGCCTCTGGGCGGGCTGGCCGGGCAGGTCGGGATCTCCGTCGCCGCCAGCGACGGGCAACTGGTGGTGCGCCTGTCCACCCCGCGACGCGGCGACTACTACGCCCCCGAACCGGACCAGGACTTCACCCTGACCGGGCGGATCGACACCGCGGCAGGCGATGACAGCGCACTGGCCCTGCGCGGATGCGGACCGGGCTGCTTCGTCGCCCCGGCCACCTGGCAGAGCGGGGACAACCTGCTCACCCTCGGTGCCGCGGCACAGGGCTGGCAGGGCGGCACGGTCAGCCTGCTCGTGCCCTGGCCCACCGAGCCCGGCGGCGACGACCTCGCCCGCGCCGTCGCCGCCACCCGCGCCGCGGGCGACCTGACGGTCTACGAAACCGTGACCAGCGACACCACCGGCCCAGTGCCCGAGCCACAGCGACTCGACCTGCCCGCCGACTTCTTCCTGGCGCAGGAACCGTATGCCGACGGCACCGCCCCGATCGCCGCCCGGCTGCCGCACCAGGGCGGCGTGCGGCTGGCGCTCGGCTACCCGGCCGCCGGAATGAACGTACTGCTCACCCTCGACGACGCCGGACGAATCAGCGAGGAAACCCTCACCGACACCAAACATCTCGTCACCCGCAGATTCCTCTACCCAGAGCCCGGTGCCCGATGA
- a CDS encoding F510_1955 family glycosylhydrolase yields the protein MPANRIARTLFPTGIAALLVLAGCSSGADETTKPDAAVPVVELRSELSHLHGLHVGDDGTVLAGTHTGLFTIDTSGATSRVGASDDDFMGLTGVPNTDTVFASGHPSASSFAANPLGLRSSTDGGTSWMDRSLAGQVDFHALTTDGRLLVGFDGTDGLLVSTDGGTTWTPGARLVAAALAINASGVWAVTPAGLEHSTTAARTFSPVPNAPRLVMIAGAGDALWGVDGDGYAWRSRDGQDWQKRSLVGTVDALTAANYDTAYAATSRSLYTLN from the coding sequence ATGCCTGCTAATCGGATCGCCCGCACCCTATTTCCCACCGGGATCGCTGCGCTGCTCGTCCTCGCCGGCTGCTCCTCCGGGGCCGACGAGACCACGAAACCGGACGCCGCCGTCCCGGTGGTGGAGCTGCGTTCCGAACTGTCCCACCTGCACGGACTGCACGTCGGCGACGACGGCACCGTGCTCGCCGGCACCCACACCGGCCTGTTCACCATCGACACCTCCGGTGCGACATCCCGCGTCGGCGCCTCCGACGACGACTTCATGGGGCTGACCGGCGTACCGAACACCGACACCGTCTTCGCCTCCGGACACCCCAGCGCGTCCAGTTTCGCGGCCAACCCGCTGGGGCTGCGCAGCAGCACCGACGGCGGCACGAGCTGGATGGACCGATCCCTGGCGGGGCAGGTCGATTTCCATGCCCTGACCACGGACGGACGCCTTCTCGTCGGGTTCGACGGCACCGACGGGCTGCTCGTCTCCACCGACGGCGGCACCACCTGGACACCGGGCGCGAGGCTGGTCGCCGCCGCACTGGCGATCAACGCCAGCGGGGTGTGGGCGGTGACCCCGGCGGGTCTGGAACACAGCACCACCGCCGCCCGCACGTTCTCGCCCGTGCCGAACGCCCCCCGCCTGGTAATGATCGCCGGCGCCGGCGATGCGCTGTGGGGCGTCGACGGGGACGGATATGCCTGGCGCAGCAGAGACGGGCAGGACTGGCAGAAACGCTCCCTGGTCGGCACCGTCGACGCGCTGACCGCAGCAAATTACGACACCGCCTACGCCGCCACCTCCCGGTCGCTCTACACCCTGAACTGA
- a CDS encoding multicopper oxidase family protein — protein MIEQFPGGTRLSRRNFLVLAGLGAAATVTACSTGGTAPATTYVGPDSTAVKAAEQVRRTNIGTGNTVTASLKAGPTRIDLGGVQVDTWAYNDRIPGREIRLRRGDVLRAELTNELPAESTIHWHGLALRNDMDGVPGLTQSAIAPNTPFTYEFLAPDAGTHWFHPHVGMQLDRGLYAPVIVEDPAEGADYDLEAVLVLDDWLDGVAGRTPDQQLDILRRDGMPMSGMGMDHGGMSGMGAATDPANPLGADTGDVDYPYYLINGTLAADPFSVRARPGQRVRLRIINAGADTPFRLAVGGHQLTVTHSDGYPVQPVTGSSLLIGMGERFDAIVTLGDGVFPLVASAEGKQGQGFAVIRTGAGGRLDPAIRPPELDAPPITGLALRAREEVRLDRRAPDRVHELMLGMDMSGYRWTINGATYDQHTPLEIAQGQRVRLRFVNQTTMFHPMHLHGHTFQVVDDQGAGPRKDTTLVLPNQTVEVDLDADNPGQWLVHCHNLYHGEAGMMTTLSYTE, from the coding sequence ATGATCGAGCAGTTTCCCGGCGGCACCCGCCTGTCGCGCCGGAACTTTCTGGTGCTGGCCGGTCTGGGGGCGGCCGCGACGGTGACCGCGTGCAGCACCGGCGGCACCGCACCGGCGACCACGTATGTCGGCCCCGACTCGACTGCCGTGAAGGCGGCGGAGCAGGTCCGCCGAACCAACATCGGGACCGGGAACACGGTCACGGCGTCGTTGAAAGCCGGTCCGACCCGGATCGATCTGGGCGGTGTCCAGGTCGACACCTGGGCCTACAACGACCGGATACCCGGCCGGGAAATCCGCCTGCGCCGCGGGGATGTGCTGCGCGCCGAGCTGACCAACGAACTCCCGGCCGAGTCCACCATCCACTGGCACGGCCTCGCGCTGCGCAATGACATGGACGGGGTACCCGGACTGACCCAGTCCGCCATCGCCCCGAACACCCCGTTCACCTACGAATTCCTCGCCCCCGACGCCGGGACCCACTGGTTCCATCCCCATGTCGGGATGCAATTGGACCGGGGCCTGTACGCGCCGGTCATCGTCGAAGATCCCGCCGAGGGCGCCGACTACGACCTTGAGGCCGTCCTGGTCCTCGACGACTGGCTCGATGGGGTGGCCGGACGCACCCCCGACCAGCAGCTGGACATCCTGCGCCGGGACGGGATGCCGATGAGCGGCATGGGAATGGACCACGGGGGCATGTCCGGCATGGGCGCCGCGACCGATCCCGCCAACCCGCTCGGTGCCGACACCGGGGACGTGGACTACCCCTACTACCTCATCAACGGCACCCTCGCCGCCGACCCGTTCTCGGTGCGGGCCCGGCCCGGGCAACGCGTGCGATTGCGGATCATCAACGCCGGGGCGGACACCCCGTTCCGCCTCGCGGTCGGGGGCCATCAACTGACCGTCACCCACAGCGACGGGTATCCGGTGCAGCCGGTCACCGGATCCTCGCTGCTGATCGGCATGGGCGAACGCTTCGATGCGATCGTCACTCTCGGCGACGGGGTCTTCCCCCTCGTCGCCTCCGCCGAGGGCAAGCAGGGCCAGGGTTTCGCCGTGATCCGCACCGGAGCCGGTGGACGACTCGACCCGGCCATCCGGCCTCCCGAGCTCGACGCACCCCCGATCACCGGCCTGGCGCTACGCGCCCGCGAGGAGGTCCGGCTCGACCGTCGGGCCCCGGACCGGGTGCACGAGCTGATGCTGGGCATGGACATGTCCGGGTACCGGTGGACGATCAACGGCGCCACCTACGACCAGCACACCCCGCTCGAGATCGCCCAGGGCCAGCGGGTGCGCTTGCGGTTTGTCAACCAGACCACGATGTTTCACCCCATGCACCTGCACGGGCACACCTTCCAGGTCGTCGACGACCAGGGCGCCGGCCCCCGCAAGGACACCACGTTGGTGCTGCCGAATCAGACCGTCGAGGTGGACCTCGACGCGGACAACCCGGGCCAGTGGCTGGTGCACTGCCACAACCTGTACCACGGCGAGGCCGGGATGATGACCACCCTGTCCTACACCGAATAG
- a CDS encoding MFS transporter, producing the protein MKNLLIQFRSFDRPSQVLMVNQFSINVGFYMLMPYLAGYLAGPLGLAAWAVGLVLGMRNFSQQGMFLLGGTLADRLGYKPLIVAGCLLRVAGFVLLAAVESLPAILLASVATGFAGALFNPAVRAYLAADAGPRRVEAFATFNVFYQAGILLGPLVGLALTTLDFRVTSLAAAAVFAVLTLVQIWALPAHRADTAGAKTSVLEDWRVVVANRPFVLFALAMIGSYVLSFQIYLALPLQAAVVVGDDRSDTALVTSLFVVSGVVAIAGQLRITSWFSRRWGSGRSLVVGMAIMAAAFLPLIALPSPAALGGWAAGGALVLTAALLAVGTAAVFPFEMDTVVALSGGKLVATHYGFYNTVVGVGILLGNLGTGAVFGILRDADLGALIWVALTVVGAVCVTALYLLDRSDRLTPPPAEKAVSEDDEVPAVG; encoded by the coding sequence ATGAAGAACCTTTTGATCCAGTTCCGCAGCTTCGACCGACCCAGCCAGGTGCTGATGGTCAACCAGTTCTCCATCAACGTGGGCTTCTACATGCTGATGCCGTATCTGGCGGGGTACCTGGCCGGACCCCTGGGACTGGCGGCGTGGGCGGTCGGGTTGGTGCTGGGCATGCGGAACTTCTCCCAGCAGGGGATGTTCCTGCTGGGCGGCACCCTCGCCGACCGGCTCGGGTACAAGCCGCTCATCGTCGCCGGCTGCCTGCTGCGGGTCGCCGGGTTCGTCCTGCTCGCGGCCGTGGAATCGCTGCCGGCGATCCTGCTCGCCTCGGTCGCCACCGGGTTCGCCGGGGCGCTGTTCAACCCGGCTGTGCGGGCGTATCTGGCCGCCGACGCCGGGCCCAGGCGGGTCGAGGCGTTCGCCACCTTCAACGTCTTCTATCAGGCCGGGATCTTGCTGGGCCCCCTGGTCGGGCTCGCCCTGACCACCCTCGATTTCCGAGTCACCTCGCTGGCGGCGGCCGCGGTCTTCGCCGTGCTGACGCTCGTGCAGATCTGGGCGCTGCCCGCTCATCGGGCCGACACCGCCGGCGCCAAGACGTCGGTGCTCGAGGATTGGCGGGTGGTGGTCGCCAACCGGCCCTTCGTCCTGTTCGCACTGGCGATGATCGGGTCCTACGTGCTCTCGTTCCAGATCTATCTGGCGCTGCCCCTGCAGGCGGCGGTGGTCGTCGGTGACGACCGGTCCGATACCGCCCTGGTGACCTCACTGTTCGTGGTGTCCGGGGTGGTGGCGATCGCCGGGCAGCTGCGGATCACCTCCTGGTTCTCCCGCCGGTGGGGTTCGGGACGCAGCCTGGTCGTCGGCATGGCCATCATGGCGGCGGCCTTCCTGCCGCTGATCGCGCTGCCCAGTCCGGCCGCGCTGGGAGGGTGGGCCGCCGGCGGCGCCCTGGTGCTCACCGCGGCCCTGTTGGCGGTCGGCACCGCCGCGGTATTTCCGTTCGAGATGGACACCGTCGTCGCCCTGTCCGGCGGCAAGCTGGTCGCCACCCACTACGGCTTCTACAACACGGTGGTCGGGGTCGGCATTCTGCTCGGCAACCTGGGCACCGGCGCCGTCTTCGGGATCCTGCGCGACGCGGATCTGGGGGCGCTGATCTGGGTGGCGTTGACCGTTGTCGGGGCGGTGTGCGTGACCGCCCTGTATCTGCTCGACCGGTCCGACCGGCTCACCCCACCCCCTGCCGAGAAGGCGGTGTCCGAGGACGACGAGGTACCCGCCGTCGGCTAG
- a CDS encoding PLP-dependent cysteine synthase family protein, whose amino-acid sequence MNSAVPSTLVPPSSAHLLTTANRCPQPSTMVGNTPVLWIGEPFADAGRGFWAKLEGSNPGGMKDRPALHMVEKAKARGDLAPGAMIIESTSGTLGLGLALAGITHHHPVTLVTDPGLEPIVHNMLAAYGAHVELVTAPHPTGGWQQARREKVRELLGTHPGSWCPDQYTNPDNVDAYESLALELIAQLGRVDTLVCSVGTGGHSAGVARVLRQFCPDLKLVGVDTIGSTIFGQPASTRLMRGLGSSIYPDNIDYPAFDEVHWVAPHEAVWSCRTLAATHHASGGWSVGAVALTAGWIARTSAPETRVAAIFPDSPQRYFDTIYNDDYCAEHGLLDAPPPTDPATIDHPTDHVVKSWTRCATVVDPTESVS is encoded by the coding sequence ATGAACAGTGCTGTTCCCTCCACGCTCGTTCCGCCGTCCTCCGCGCACCTGCTGACCACCGCCAACCGTTGCCCGCAGCCGAGCACCATGGTCGGCAACACCCCCGTCCTGTGGATCGGGGAACCCTTCGCCGATGCCGGGCGGGGTTTCTGGGCGAAACTCGAAGGCAGCAACCCCGGCGGGATGAAAGACCGCCCCGCCCTGCACATGGTCGAGAAAGCCAAGGCGCGCGGCGACCTCGCACCCGGGGCGATGATCATCGAATCCACCAGCGGAACCCTCGGCCTGGGTCTGGCGTTGGCCGGGATCACCCACCACCATCCCGTCACCCTCGTCACCGACCCCGGCCTGGAACCGATCGTGCACAACATGCTCGCGGCCTATGGTGCCCACGTCGAGCTGGTCACCGCCCCGCACCCCACCGGCGGCTGGCAACAGGCCCGGCGGGAGAAGGTCCGCGAACTCCTGGGCACCCATCCGGGGTCGTGGTGCCCGGATCAGTACACCAACCCGGACAACGTCGACGCGTACGAGTCACTCGCCCTCGAGCTGATCGCCCAGCTCGGCCGCGTCGACACGCTGGTCTGCTCGGTGGGCACCGGCGGACATTCCGCCGGCGTCGCCCGGGTGCTGCGACAGTTCTGCCCCGACCTGAAACTGGTCGGCGTCGACACCATCGGATCGACCATCTTCGGGCAACCCGCCAGTACCCGGCTCATGCGCGGGCTGGGCTCGAGCATCTACCCGGACAACATCGACTACCCCGCCTTCGACGAGGTGCACTGGGTGGCTCCACACGAGGCGGTCTGGTCCTGCCGCACGCTGGCGGCCACCCACCATGCCAGCGGCGGCTGGAGTGTCGGTGCCGTCGCCCTGACCGCCGGTTGGATCGCCCGCACCAGCGCCCCGGAGACCCGCGTCGCCGCGATCTTCCCCGACAGCCCGCAGCGTTACTTCGACACCATCTACAACGACGACTACTGCGCCGAGCACGGCCTGCTCGACGCACCCCCGCCGACCGATCCGGCCACCATCGACCACCCGACCGACCACGTCGTGAAATCCTGGACCCGGTGCGCCACCGTGGTCGATCCCACGGAGAGCGTTTCATGA
- a CDS encoding M56 family metallopeptidase, which translates to MMSAAACFLLFSGLVAVLGPPVLRRLTHGGLAPCLGVIAWSAATASVVLSWSMAALLLVLDIPRYRTGPGGSLLGACLARLQASIGGADTAFEVAGVAAATAVVSITVWITGRLAVGLMRLRIRTHGHARRARLIGHRVRGVDAVVIDNAERAAYCAAGRPHAVVITTAALAALDARQVQAVLAHERAHLAGHHAQILAVLRVLAASLPGMTLFTAGAVEVGRLLEMCADDSAARVHGSSTLLSGLIALCAPAQVPDGALGAGNIALLDRAGRLASPPRPAEKVRVRLLTAAVVAAVTVTPLALAALEVTGTMWCLPMTS; encoded by the coding sequence ATGATGAGCGCGGCGGCGTGTTTCCTGCTGTTCAGTGGGCTCGTTGCCGTCCTCGGCCCGCCGGTGCTGCGGCGCCTCACCCATGGCGGCCTCGCCCCGTGTCTGGGCGTGATCGCCTGGTCGGCGGCCACCGCCAGCGTGGTGCTCTCGTGGTCGATGGCCGCACTGCTGCTTGTTCTCGACATTCCGCGGTATCGGACTGGTCCCGGCGGGTCGTTGCTCGGGGCCTGCCTTGCTCGCCTGCAGGCGAGCATCGGCGGCGCCGACACCGCATTCGAGGTGGCCGGTGTCGCGGCGGCCACGGCAGTGGTGTCGATCACCGTGTGGATCACCGGCCGACTCGCCGTCGGGCTGATGCGGCTGCGGATCCGCACCCACGGTCACGCCCGCCGGGCCCGCCTCATCGGCCACCGGGTGCGCGGCGTGGACGCCGTGGTCATCGACAACGCCGAGCGCGCCGCCTACTGCGCCGCCGGGCGACCGCACGCCGTGGTGATCACCACCGCCGCCCTCGCTGCCCTCGATGCCCGGCAGGTCCAGGCAGTCCTCGCCCACGAACGCGCCCATCTGGCCGGGCACCACGCACAGATCCTGGCCGTGCTGCGTGTGCTCGCCGCCTCGCTTCCCGGGATGACCCTGTTCACCGCCGGTGCGGTGGAGGTCGGCCGCCTGCTGGAGATGTGCGCGGACGACTCCGCGGCCCGCGTACATGGCTCGAGTACCCTGCTCTCGGGGCTGATCGCGTTGTGCGCTCCGGCCCAGGTCCCCGACGGCGCCCTCGGCGCCGGCAACATCGCCCTGCTGGACCGGGCCGGACGACTGGCATCCCCGCCGCGGCCGGCCGAGAAGGTGCGGGTGCGCCTGCTGACGGCGGCCGTGGTGGCCGCGGTGACCGTCACCCCGCTCGCCCTGGCCGCGCTCGAGGTGACCGGAACCATGTGGTGCCTGCCGATGACTTCTTGA
- a CDS encoding BlaI/MecI/CopY family transcriptional regulator: MRVRGFGELEAVVMERLWDREGSTTVREVFDDMARGREIAYTTVMSTMDNLHRKGWLERERSGKAFRYWPTLTREEHSARLMREAFHSGGRSDVVLTHFFEQMSEEEAVGLRMALQRMATDEDAAR; this comes from the coding sequence ATGCGGGTGCGCGGGTTCGGAGAACTCGAAGCGGTAGTGATGGAACGGCTGTGGGATCGAGAGGGATCGACCACGGTTCGTGAGGTGTTCGACGACATGGCCCGGGGCCGCGAGATCGCCTACACCACCGTGATGTCGACGATGGACAACCTGCACCGCAAGGGATGGCTCGAGCGCGAGCGCAGCGGCAAGGCATTCCGGTACTGGCCCACCCTGACCCGGGAAGAGCACAGCGCCCGGCTGATGCGGGAGGCCTTCCACTCCGGCGGCCGCTCCGATGTGGTCTTGACCCACTTCTTCGAGCAGATGAGCGAGGAGGAGGCCGTCGGCCTTCGGATGGCTTTGCAACGGATGGCCACGGACGAGGACGCCGCCCGATGA
- a CDS encoding TlpA disulfide reductase family protein has product MSRPLPVGVRWLVPVLAVIVVLIVALWPRQNDDDPSAGRATAIATGRGSDQAELGRLAAAAALQPCPTAKTGAVSETADAGALGGITARCLGSPAEVDLGAALSGEPTLINVWASWCGPCREEIPALEAYAHTPDAIRVVGIDVEDSSTAALALLTELGAHYPSFGDTDAAAIRASLAAPPVLPLSFLLRPDGSIARITTPATFDDPAQIHRAVSDLMP; this is encoded by the coding sequence ATGAGCCGCCCCCTGCCGGTCGGAGTCCGCTGGCTTGTGCCGGTTCTGGCGGTGATCGTTGTGTTGATCGTCGCGCTCTGGCCGCGACAAAACGATGACGACCCCTCCGCCGGGCGGGCCACCGCAATCGCGACGGGCCGCGGAAGCGACCAGGCCGAACTGGGCCGACTCGCCGCCGCAGCAGCGCTACAGCCGTGTCCGACCGCAAAGACAGGGGCCGTGTCGGAGACCGCCGACGCCGGAGCGCTGGGAGGAATCACCGCCCGCTGCCTCGGATCGCCCGCTGAGGTCGATCTCGGTGCCGCCCTGAGCGGCGAGCCGACCTTGATCAATGTGTGGGCCTCCTGGTGTGGGCCCTGCCGGGAGGAGATCCCCGCCCTCGAGGCCTACGCACACACCCCGGACGCGATCCGTGTGGTCGGCATCGATGTCGAAGACAGTTCCACCGCCGCACTCGCGCTGCTCACCGAATTGGGAGCGCACTATCCGTCCTTCGGTGACACCGATGCCGCCGCCATCCGCGCTTCTCTCGCAGCGCCGCCGGTGCTGCCGCTGAGCTTCCTGTTGCGCCCGGATGGCTCGATTGCGCGCATCACCACGCCGGCGACCTTCGACGATCCCGCCCAGATCCACCGAGCCGTCAGCGACTTGATGCCATGA
- a CDS encoding TlpA disulfide reductase family protein: protein MTTPKPQRRTVRRRAVLAAVCAALLTAAGCSTGADAVAQGGTFDFVAPGGQTDIFYDPPQTRGTIGALSGPDLMTDQPVSLSDYTGKVVVINLWGQWCAPCRSEADDLERAYTATADLGVAFLGINVRDPQRDKAQDFVTDNAVTYPSLYDPPMRTLLALGGSYPTSVIPSTLVLDRHHRVAAVFLRALLTEDLQPVIERVAAEPGAPT from the coding sequence ATGACCACACCGAAGCCGCAGCGACGCACGGTCCGCCGAAGAGCGGTCCTCGCCGCCGTCTGCGCAGCTCTACTCACCGCGGCCGGCTGTAGCACCGGCGCGGACGCCGTCGCCCAGGGCGGCACGTTCGACTTCGTCGCTCCGGGAGGGCAGACGGACATCTTCTACGACCCACCCCAGACCCGGGGCACCATCGGTGCCCTGTCCGGCCCGGACCTGATGACCGACCAACCGGTGTCGCTGTCGGACTACACCGGCAAGGTCGTGGTGATCAACCTGTGGGGCCAATGGTGCGCCCCCTGCCGCAGCGAGGCCGACGACCTCGAACGCGCCTACACCGCCACCGCGGACCTCGGGGTGGCGTTCCTCGGCATCAACGTCCGCGACCCGCAGCGCGACAAGGCGCAGGACTTCGTCACCGACAACGCCGTCACCTACCCCTCCCTCTACGACCCACCCATGCGCACCCTGCTCGCCCTCGGTGGCAGCTATCCCACCAGCGTCATCCCCTCCACCCTCGTCCTCGACCGCCACCACCGGGTGGCCGCGGTGTTCCTGCGCGCCCTGCTCACCGAGGACCTGCAACCGGTCATCGAACGCGTCGCGGCCGAGCCGGGAGCACCGACATGA
- a CDS encoding cytochrome c biogenesis CcdA family protein gives MTVLAQELGSSFQTAAATGPMLLALGAAALAGLISFASPCCIPLVPGYLSYLAGLTGAETEAVPGGGTGVRTATRWRVTGAAILFVAGFTVVFVLATASVFGAISMLQLNRELLQQLGGVITIVMGLAFLGLIPALQRDTRPRPRRVGHLAGAPLLGAVFGLGWTPCLGPTLAGVLSVSAGTEGATAARGVTLIVAYCLGLGVPFILLAFGSTAAVRGVGWLRRHSRTLQIIGGLTLVVVGLALLTGAWDVFVAWIRDEFVTAVVLPI, from the coding sequence ATGACCGTGCTCGCCCAGGAGCTCGGATCGAGCTTCCAGACCGCCGCCGCCACCGGCCCGATGCTGCTGGCGCTCGGCGCCGCCGCGCTGGCCGGGCTGATCTCCTTCGCCTCCCCGTGCTGCATCCCCCTCGTCCCCGGTTACCTGTCGTATCTCGCCGGGCTCACCGGCGCCGAAACCGAAGCAGTTCCCGGCGGCGGGACCGGGGTGCGCACGGCCACCCGATGGCGGGTCACCGGCGCCGCGATCCTGTTCGTCGCCGGGTTCACCGTCGTCTTCGTCCTCGCCACCGCCTCGGTGTTCGGAGCGATCAGCATGCTCCAACTCAACCGGGAACTGCTCCAACAGCTCGGCGGCGTGATCACCATCGTGATGGGACTGGCCTTCCTCGGCCTCATCCCGGCCCTGCAAAGGGACACCCGCCCCCGGCCTCGCCGGGTAGGGCACCTCGCCGGCGCCCCACTGCTCGGGGCCGTGTTCGGGCTGGGCTGGACCCCCTGCCTGGGTCCCACCCTCGCCGGCGTCCTCTCGGTCAGTGCCGGCACCGAGGGCGCCACCGCCGCCCGCGGCGTCACCCTGATCGTCGCCTATTGCCTCGGCCTGGGAGTGCCGTTCATCCTGCTCGCCTTCGGCTCGACCGCCGCCGTCCGCGGTGTCGGCTGGCTGCGGCGGCACTCGCGCACCCTCCAGATCATCGGGGGCCTGACCCTCGTCGTGGTCGGACTCGCCCTGCTCACCGGGGCGTGGGATGTGTTCGTCGCCTGGATCCGCGACGAATTCGTCACCGCCGTCGTCCTCCCCATCTGA